A stretch of the Thermus thermophilus genome encodes the following:
- a CDS encoding sulfite exporter TauE/SafE family protein, translating to MTLPALVGALLIGLSLGLLGSGGSILTVPVLVYLLGEPPKQAIAESLLIVGGIALLGAVPYALRGLVDFRNVLFFGLPGMAGTYLGAWLSRFVPGQVQLLTFALVMLLAAYFMARPLPLKRQEGGRKPWKIVLDGLAVGALTGFVGVGGGFLIVPALVLLGGLPMHLAVGTSLLIIALKSFAGFYKYLHLLPALGLSVNYQVAGLFVLVGFLGSLLGGRVAVRLPQEGLKRGFALFLVAMGVFIVAQNLG from the coding sequence ATGACGCTTCCCGCCCTCGTCGGCGCCCTCCTCATCGGCCTCTCCCTCGGGCTTTTGGGCTCGGGGGGGTCCATCCTCACCGTGCCCGTCCTCGTCTACCTCCTGGGGGAGCCCCCCAAGCAGGCCATCGCCGAAAGCCTCCTCATCGTGGGCGGGATCGCCCTCCTCGGGGCGGTCCCCTACGCCCTGAGGGGCCTCGTGGACTTCCGCAACGTCCTCTTCTTCGGCCTGCCGGGGATGGCGGGGACCTACCTCGGGGCGTGGCTTTCCCGCTTCGTCCCGGGCCAGGTCCAGCTCCTCACCTTCGCCCTGGTGATGCTCCTCGCCGCCTACTTCATGGCGAGGCCCCTCCCCTTGAAGCGCCAAGAAGGCGGGCGCAAGCCCTGGAAAATCGTCCTGGACGGCCTCGCCGTGGGGGCCCTCACCGGGTTCGTGGGGGTGGGGGGCGGGTTTTTGATCGTCCCCGCCCTGGTCCTCCTGGGGGGGCTTCCCATGCACCTCGCCGTGGGCACGAGCCTCCTCATCATTGCCCTGAAGTCCTTCGCTGGGTTCTACAAGTACCTCCACCTCCTCCCCGCCTTAGGCCTCTCGGTGAACTACCAGGTGGCGGGGCTCTTCGTCCTCGTGGGCTTTCTCGGAAGCCTCCTCGGGGGGAGGGTGGCGGTGCGCCTGCCCCAGGAGGGCCTCAAGCGGGGCTTCGCCCTCTTCCTGGTGGCCATGGGAGTCTTCATCGTGGCCCAGAACCTGGGCTAG
- the nfo gene encoding endonuclease IV, which yields MPRYGFHLSVAGKKGVAGAVEEATALGLTAFQIFAKSPRSWRPRALSPAEVEAFRALREASGGLPAVIHASYLVNLGAEGELWEKSVASLADDLEKAALLGVEYVVVHPGSGHPERVKEGALKALRLAGVRSRPVLLVENTAGGGEKVGARFEELAWLVADTPLQVCLDTCHAYAAGYDVAEDPQGVLDALDRAVGLERVPVVHLNDSVGGLGSRVDHHAHLLRGRIGEGLKRVLLDPRLKDRVFILETPRGVEEDAWNLRVLRAWLEEA from the coding sequence ATGCCGCGCTACGGGTTCCACCTTTCCGTCGCCGGGAAAAAGGGCGTGGCCGGGGCGGTGGAGGAGGCCACCGCCCTCGGCCTCACCGCTTTCCAGATCTTCGCCAAAAGCCCGCGGAGCTGGCGCCCAAGGGCCCTCTCCCCGGCCGAGGTGGAGGCCTTCCGCGCCCTAAGGGAGGCCTCCGGGGGCCTTCCCGCCGTGATCCACGCCTCCTACCTGGTCAACCTGGGGGCGGAGGGGGAGCTTTGGGAGAAGAGCGTGGCGAGCCTGGCGGACGACCTGGAGAAGGCCGCCCTCCTCGGGGTGGAGTACGTGGTCGTCCACCCCGGCTCGGGCCACCCCGAGCGGGTCAAGGAAGGGGCCCTCAAGGCCCTGCGCCTCGCCGGCGTCCGCTCCCGCCCCGTCCTCCTCGTGGAGAACACCGCCGGTGGCGGGGAGAAGGTGGGGGCGCGGTTTGAGGAGCTCGCCTGGCTCGTGGCGGACACCCCCCTCCAGGTCTGCCTGGACACCTGCCACGCCTACGCCGCCGGGTACGACGTGGCCGAGGACCCCCAAGGGGTCCTGGACGCCCTGGACCGGGCCGTGGGCCTAGAGCGGGTGCCCGTGGTCCACCTCAACGACTCCGTGGGCGGCCTCGGAAGCCGCGTGGACCACCACGCCCACCTCCTCCGGGGAAGGATCGGGGAGGGGCTCAAGCGCGTCCTCTTGGACCCGAGGCTCAAGGACCGGGTCTTCATCCTGGAAACCCCCAGGGGAGTGGAGGAGGACGCCTGGAACCTCCGCGTCCTTAGGGCCTGGCTCGAGGAGGCCTAA
- a CDS encoding rhodanese-like domain-containing protein: MYETQVHELSPEEAKRLYDQGVPFFDVREVEEYAQARIPGARLLPLSEFMARYGEIPKGTPVVLYCRTGNRSWQAAAWLSAQGYRVYNLEGGIVRWYRAGLPVDTTPMEAAYRATPYQEVGPEEAKALLEEAFVVDVREAWEYGEGHIPGAVNIPLSALPQRLSELPKDRPILLVCNSGNRSGVAAEFLVAQGFNGERVYNLERGTYAWASRGLPLER, encoded by the coding sequence ATGTACGAGACCCAGGTGCACGAACTTTCCCCCGAAGAGGCCAAGCGGCTTTACGACCAAGGGGTACCCTTCTTTGACGTGCGCGAGGTGGAGGAGTACGCCCAAGCCCGGATCCCCGGGGCGCGGCTCCTCCCCCTTTCCGAGTTCATGGCCCGCTACGGGGAGATCCCCAAGGGCACCCCGGTGGTCCTCTACTGCCGCACGGGCAACCGCTCCTGGCAGGCGGCGGCCTGGCTCAGCGCCCAGGGCTACCGGGTGTACAACCTCGAGGGCGGCATCGTCCGCTGGTACCGGGCGGGCCTCCCCGTGGACACCACGCCCATGGAAGCGGCCTACAGGGCCACGCCCTACCAAGAGGTGGGGCCGGAGGAGGCGAAGGCCCTCCTGGAAGAGGCCTTCGTGGTGGACGTGCGGGAGGCGTGGGAGTACGGGGAGGGCCATATCCCGGGCGCCGTGAACATCCCCCTCTCCGCCCTGCCCCAGAGGCTTTCCGAGCTTCCCAAGGACAGGCCCATCCTCCTCGTGTGCAACTCGGGGAACCGCTCGGGCGTGGCGGCGGAGTTCCTCGTGGCCCAGGGGTTTAACGGGGAAAGGGTCTACAACCTCGAGAGGGGCACCTACGCCTGGGCGTCCCGAGGCCTCCCCCTAGAGCGGTAA